One window from the genome of Treponema sp. OMZ 838 encodes:
- a CDS encoding pseudouridine synthase — protein MRLQVYLAHAGVASRRACEKIIAEGRVSVNGTLVTDMGSKVRMGDTVLLDGKPVHPEARKCYVLLNKPAGFVCTLSDEKGRPTAADLLKETYSERLYNIGRLDMFSSGAILFTNDGDFAAKIEHPSAQIEKEYVIETTQDFPPELLTRFERGIRVDGIFYKCRSAAAVNHRKLRIVLVEGKNREIRRVLDSFNCTIKRLMRVRIGNLELGTLKAGEFRDLTAKERQALLDLAAESQNGERKYTE, from the coding sequence ATGCGGCTGCAAGTCTATCTTGCCCATGCGGGGGTGGCGTCGCGGCGTGCCTGCGAAAAGATCATCGCGGAGGGGCGCGTTTCCGTAAACGGAACGCTTGTTACCGACATGGGCAGCAAGGTTCGCATGGGTGATACGGTACTCCTTGACGGGAAGCCGGTGCATCCCGAAGCGCGCAAATGCTACGTGCTTTTGAACAAACCGGCGGGCTTTGTCTGCACGCTCTCCGACGAAAAAGGACGCCCCACTGCCGCAGACCTTTTAAAAGAGACCTACAGCGAGCGGCTCTACAACATCGGCAGGCTCGATATGTTTTCGAGCGGGGCAATCCTCTTTACCAACGACGGGGATTTTGCCGCAAAGATAGAACACCCGTCGGCGCAGATCGAAAAGGAATATGTCATCGAAACCACGCAGGACTTTCCGCCGGAGCTGCTCACCCGCTTTGAACGCGGTATCCGCGTTGACGGCATTTTTTACAAATGCCGTTCAGCCGCTGCCGTAAACCACCGTAAGCTGCGGATTGTACTTGTTGAAGGGAAAAATAGAGAAATCCGCCGCGTGCTGGATTCCTTTAACTGCACGATAAAGCGGCTGATGCGGGTTCGCATCGGGAATCTTGAGCTGGGAACCCTGAAAGCAGGAGAGTTCCGCGACCTTACTGCAAAAGAGCGGCAGGCGCTGCTAGACCTCGCAGCGGAGAGTCAAAACGGGGAGCGAAAGTACACAGAATAA